Proteins from a single region of Vulgatibacter sp.:
- a CDS encoding branched-chain amino acid ABC transporter permease → MTELLQHLINGLSLGAVYALVALGYTMVYGVLQLINFAHAEVFMLGSFAGFYATRFIPKFREEPRFLLILLVAMVVCALLGLIIERVAYRPLRDKPRLNALITAIGVSMFIQAVGQLPWFMGPSPQFFPSLIPNVPLVAIAGVSLTSLQAVTFGSTVALMFGLHRLIFHSKMGAAMRAVSFDGRTASLMGINPDFVVGFTFALGSALAAAAGILVGLGYPRIEPTMGVMLGLKAFVAAVLGGIGNIRGAMVGGIVIGLTEALVVGYGASSYRDAVAFGILILILVFKPAGLFGRMAAEKV, encoded by the coding sequence GTGACCGAGCTGCTGCAGCACCTGATCAACGGCCTCTCCCTCGGCGCCGTCTACGCTCTCGTCGCCCTGGGCTACACGATGGTCTACGGCGTCCTCCAGCTGATCAACTTCGCCCACGCCGAAGTCTTCATGCTGGGGTCCTTCGCCGGCTTCTACGCGACGCGCTTCATCCCGAAGTTCCGCGAGGAGCCGCGCTTCCTCCTCATCCTCCTCGTGGCGATGGTGGTCTGCGCGCTGCTCGGCCTGATCATCGAGCGCGTGGCCTACCGGCCCCTGCGCGACAAGCCGCGGCTCAACGCCCTCATCACCGCCATCGGCGTCTCGATGTTCATCCAGGCGGTGGGGCAGCTGCCCTGGTTCATGGGCCCCTCGCCGCAGTTCTTCCCCAGCCTCATCCCCAACGTGCCGCTGGTGGCCATCGCCGGCGTCTCGCTCACCAGCCTGCAGGCGGTGACCTTCGGCTCCACGGTGGCGCTGATGTTCGGCCTGCACCGGCTCATCTTCCACTCGAAGATGGGCGCGGCGATGCGGGCGGTCTCCTTCGACGGGCGCACCGCGAGCCTGATGGGGATCAACCCCGACTTCGTGGTCGGCTTCACCTTCGCCCTGGGTTCCGCGCTCGCCGCTGCAGCCGGCATCCTCGTCGGCCTCGGCTACCCGCGGATCGAGCCGACGATGGGTGTGATGCTCGGTCTCAAGGCCTTCGTCGCCGCGGTGCTCGGCGGCATCGGCAACATCCGCGGCGCGATGGTGGGCGGCATCGTCATCGGCCTCACCGAGGCGCTGGTGGTGGGCTATGGCGCCTCGAGCTACCGCGACGCGGTGGCCTTCGGGATCCTCATCCTGATCCTGGTCTTCAAGCCGGCGGGCCTCTTCGGCCGCATGGCGGCGGAGAAGGTATGA
- a CDS encoding branched-chain amino acid ABC transporter permease: MSSGRIWLRSFVPAFVGVPLLLVASWLLPTKGDSYLVYIAGLAGINAVLAISLNIVNGFTGQFSLGHAGFMAVGGYVAAAITVTFGNKYQLSGVPTWFSDQLLFVIATLVGGLFAAVAGLLVGIPSLRLRGDYLAIVTLGFGEIIRVVIENTVFFGGATGLVGIPPTTSIFWVLFWVGVVVLVSQRLLGSSHGRALLAVREDEIAAESMGVDTTGYKVRAFAISAFFAGVAGSLLGHYLQILTPKDFTFVRSIEIVAMVVLGGIGSISGALVAALLLTILPEVLRPLQDWTGVDFRMVIYAGLLIALMLLRPQGLFGSRELFGLGRRAPAVTRKGAAS; encoded by the coding sequence ATGAGCAGCGGGCGCATCTGGCTGCGCAGCTTCGTTCCCGCCTTCGTCGGCGTGCCGCTGCTCCTGGTGGCGAGCTGGCTGCTGCCGACGAAGGGCGACTCCTACCTCGTCTACATCGCGGGGCTGGCCGGCATCAACGCGGTCCTCGCCATCTCGCTCAACATCGTGAACGGCTTCACCGGCCAGTTCTCGCTGGGGCACGCGGGCTTCATGGCGGTGGGCGGCTACGTCGCCGCGGCGATCACCGTCACCTTCGGCAACAAATACCAGCTGAGCGGCGTGCCCACCTGGTTCTCGGACCAGCTCCTCTTCGTGATCGCCACGCTGGTGGGCGGGCTCTTCGCCGCCGTCGCCGGGCTGCTGGTGGGCATCCCCTCGCTGCGGCTCCGCGGCGACTACCTGGCCATCGTGACCTTAGGCTTCGGCGAGATCATCCGGGTGGTGATCGAGAACACCGTCTTCTTCGGCGGCGCCACCGGCCTCGTCGGGATCCCGCCGACCACCTCGATCTTCTGGGTGCTCTTCTGGGTGGGCGTGGTGGTGCTCGTCTCGCAGCGGCTCCTCGGCTCGAGCCACGGCCGCGCGCTCCTCGCGGTGCGGGAGGACGAGATCGCCGCAGAGTCGATGGGCGTCGACACCACCGGCTACAAGGTGCGGGCGTTTGCGATCTCGGCCTTCTTCGCCGGCGTGGCCGGTTCCCTCCTCGGCCACTACCTGCAGATCCTCACGCCCAAGGACTTCACCTTCGTCCGCTCGATCGAGATCGTGGCGATGGTGGTGCTGGGCGGCATCGGATCGATCTCCGGGGCGCTGGTGGCGGCGCTGCTGCTCACCATCCTCCCCGAGGTGCTGCGGCCGCTGCAGGATTGGACCGGCGTCGACTTCCGCATGGTGATCTACGCGGGGCTGCTCATCGCCCTGATGCTGCTGCGGCCGCAGGGCCTCTTCGGCTCCCGCGAGCTCTTCGGCCTCGGGCGCCGCGCCCCTGCCGTCACGCGGAAGGGGGCGGCGTCGTGA
- a CDS encoding ABC transporter ATP-binding protein, translated as MSAILHARQVSIQFGGLKALCEFELAIGAGELVGLIGPNGAGKTTAFNVLTGVYQPTSGEVVVDGSVVNGLRPHKIAARGLARTFQNIRLFKELSALDNVRIACHHTTKASWLQCLVRTPAFLREERAITERADGFLEVMGLGHRREELAKNLPYGEQRRLEIARALATGPKVLLLDEPAAGMNSREKVDLMELIRRIRDEFDLAILLIEHDMKLVMGVCERIHVLDHGVMIAEGSPEQVRRNPKVIEAYLGQAPEEAAPAGAAAAAEAN; from the coding sequence GTGAGCGCGATCCTCCACGCTCGGCAGGTCTCGATCCAATTCGGCGGCCTCAAGGCCTTGTGCGAGTTCGAGCTGGCGATCGGCGCCGGTGAGCTCGTCGGGCTCATCGGTCCCAACGGCGCGGGCAAGACCACCGCCTTCAACGTGCTCACCGGGGTCTACCAGCCCACCTCGGGTGAGGTGGTGGTCGACGGGAGCGTGGTGAACGGCCTCCGGCCCCACAAGATCGCCGCCAGGGGCCTCGCCCGCACCTTCCAGAACATCCGGCTCTTCAAGGAGCTCTCCGCCCTCGACAACGTGCGGATCGCCTGCCACCACACCACGAAGGCCTCCTGGCTGCAGTGCCTGGTGCGCACGCCTGCGTTCCTCCGCGAGGAACGGGCGATCACCGAGCGGGCCGACGGCTTCCTCGAGGTGATGGGGCTGGGCCACCGGCGGGAGGAGCTGGCGAAGAACCTGCCCTACGGCGAGCAGCGGCGCCTCGAGATCGCGCGGGCGCTGGCCACGGGGCCGAAGGTGCTGCTCCTCGACGAGCCCGCCGCCGGCATGAACAGCAGGGAGAAGGTCGATCTCATGGAGCTGATCCGCCGGATCCGCGACGAGTTCGACCTGGCGATCCTGCTCATCGAGCACGACATGAAGCTGGTGATGGGCGTCTGCGAGCGGATCCACGTGCTCGACCACGGCGTGATGATCGCCGAGGGCTCGCCGGAGCAGGTGCGGCGCAATCCGAAGGTGATCGAGGCCTATCTCGGGCAGGCGCCGGAAGAGGCGGCGCCCGCAGGTGCCGCCGCAGCGGCGGAGGCGAATTGA
- a CDS encoding ABC transporter ATP-binding protein, whose translation MQAPTALAAESILELRDVHVHYGAIHALHGVSLQVRAGEVVALIGANGAGKTTTLRAVSGMLQPSSGQVIFGGEDVTALKAHKLVPRGMAHAPEGRGIFLNLTVEENLDLGAFLRRDTAGIAADKEKGFALFPRLKERRSQVAGTLSGGEQQMLAVARALMSRPKLLLLDEPSLGLAPQIVETIFGILRSINEEGVSILLVEQNAAKALQLAHRAYVLETGEVVMEGAGRDLLHAPEIRKAYLGE comes from the coding sequence ATGCAGGCGCCCACCGCGCTGGCGGCGGAGTCGATCCTCGAGCTCCGCGACGTGCACGTGCACTACGGCGCGATCCACGCGCTGCACGGCGTCTCGCTGCAGGTGCGGGCAGGCGAGGTGGTCGCGCTCATCGGCGCCAACGGCGCCGGCAAGACGACGACGCTGCGGGCGGTGAGCGGCATGCTCCAGCCCTCGAGCGGCCAGGTGATCTTCGGCGGCGAGGACGTCACCGCCCTGAAGGCCCACAAGCTGGTGCCGCGGGGCATGGCCCACGCACCCGAGGGCCGCGGGATCTTCCTCAACCTCACCGTCGAGGAGAACCTCGATCTCGGTGCCTTCCTGCGCAGGGATACGGCGGGGATCGCCGCCGACAAGGAGAAGGGCTTCGCCCTCTTTCCCCGGCTCAAAGAGCGGCGCAGCCAGGTGGCGGGCACGCTCTCCGGCGGCGAGCAGCAGATGCTCGCCGTGGCCCGGGCGCTGATGTCGCGGCCGAAGCTGCTGCTCCTCGACGAGCCGTCGCTGGGCCTGGCGCCGCAGATCGTGGAGACGATTTTCGGCATCCTCCGCTCGATCAACGAGGAGGGCGTCTCGATCCTTCTCGTCGAGCAGAACGCCGCCAAGGCGCTGCAGCTCGCCCACCGCGCCTACGTGCTCGAGACCGGCGAGGTGGTGATGGAGGGCGCGGGCCGCGACCTCCTCCACGCCCCGGAGATCCGCAAGGCCTACCTCGGCGAGTAG
- a CDS encoding alpha/beta fold hydrolase: protein MVRFGGARHEVTVEGGTFAYLDAGERGAPVALCLHGFPDHPRSFEPILGALLSAGYRVVAPWIRGYRPSVCTGPYDPARLGRDAVELAAAFADGGKVLLVGHDWGAVAGWYAAARAPDRIAALVALAVPHPHAFLRNLRRHPQQLMRSWYVGFFQLPWLPERLLAAHDFAAVDRLYRASTVPPGRPLPYLDELVETLRRSMPGPLGPYRALPRGKAPRALVVRVPTLYLAGGHDPAVAVEMAEGQARYVEATFESQVFENAGHFLHHDLPAEVGERIVRFARRWAR, encoded by the coding sequence ATGGTGCGTTTCGGCGGAGCGAGACACGAGGTCACGGTGGAGGGCGGCACCTTCGCCTACCTCGACGCCGGCGAGCGGGGCGCGCCGGTGGCGCTCTGCCTGCACGGCTTCCCCGATCACCCGCGGAGCTTCGAGCCGATCCTCGGCGCGCTGCTCAGTGCGGGCTACCGTGTAGTGGCGCCATGGATCCGTGGCTACCGCCCCAGCGTCTGCACCGGCCCCTACGATCCGGCGCGCCTCGGCAGGGACGCGGTGGAGCTCGCCGCTGCCTTCGCCGACGGGGGCAAGGTGCTCCTCGTCGGGCACGACTGGGGCGCCGTCGCCGGCTGGTACGCTGCGGCCCGGGCGCCGGATCGGATCGCGGCGCTGGTGGCGCTCGCGGTGCCCCATCCCCACGCCTTCCTGCGCAACCTGCGACGCCACCCCCAGCAGCTGATGCGGAGCTGGTACGTCGGCTTCTTCCAGCTGCCGTGGCTGCCGGAGCGGCTCCTCGCCGCCCACGACTTCGCCGCCGTCGACAGGCTCTACCGGGCGAGCACCGTGCCCCCGGGCAGGCCGCTGCCCTACCTGGACGAGCTGGTGGAGACGCTGCGCAGGAGCATGCCCGGGCCGCTCGGACCCTACCGCGCGCTGCCCCGCGGCAAGGCGCCGCGGGCGCTGGTGGTGCGGGTGCCCACGCTCTACCTGGCAGGTGGCCACGACCCGGCGGTGGCGGTGGAGATGGCGGAGGGGCAGGCGCGCTACGTCGAGGCGACGTTCGAGAGCCAGGTCTTCGAGAACGCCGGGCACTTCCTCCACCACGACCTGCCGGCGGAGGTGGGCGAGCGGATCGTGCGCTTCGCGCGGCGCTGGGCACGGTAG